One segment of Geminicoccaceae bacterium DNA contains the following:
- a CDS encoding ABC transporter ATP-binding protein has protein sequence MRGLIGIFFSTNPARAWLVLTALVLANLVEGLGLATMMPLIAAATEQSTGSSPAQTIVLGLVGWFGLTPDLTTLLVLMVGSIVLKALITLGAMIFVGFTSAEVASDLRRNVVRNLMRVRWRYFIRQPMGRITTVISNDATRAAEAYVLAASFLALAAQSVVFAVVALVVSWELALVAFAMGVVTLGSLHALVRAAKRSGQAQTRRTRDLLIFLSDTLSNLKLIRAMDRQAPFADLLDKKIGALRKALRRQVVARESVANLQDAVMAIFLGSGFYVLYNNFDVPMTELLVSGIVVARTVQTVGKLQKAYQKALLVESAFWSAQELIDETEADLEPNPGRQPARFERRIRFENVRFAHGDHPILHGLDLEVEAGQLTVLTGPSGGGKTTIIDLLLGLHQSRDGDILIDDIPLEKIDLASWRHLVGYVPQDVVLLHDSIRENLMLGDTLPEPRLTKALELSGSGAFVRSLPDGLETVVGERGGRLSGGQRQRLALARALVHEPRLLILDEVTSALDPATAITIAGEIRKLSREIAVLTISHRHELLDVADRIYVVEHGKARLAESALH, from the coding sequence ATGCGCGGTCTCATCGGCATCTTCTTTTCCACCAATCCCGCACGTGCCTGGCTCGTCCTGACGGCCCTCGTCCTGGCCAACCTCGTCGAGGGACTGGGGCTCGCCACGATGATGCCGCTGATCGCGGCCGCCACAGAACAGAGCACGGGCAGCTCGCCGGCCCAGACGATCGTGCTGGGCCTTGTCGGCTGGTTCGGCCTCACCCCCGATCTGACCACGTTGCTTGTCCTGATGGTCGGGTCGATCGTCCTCAAGGCGCTGATCACCCTGGGAGCGATGATCTTCGTCGGCTTCACCTCGGCCGAGGTCGCAAGCGACCTGCGGCGCAATGTCGTCCGCAATCTGATGCGGGTTCGCTGGCGATACTTCATCCGTCAGCCCATGGGCCGGATCACCACGGTCATCAGCAACGACGCGACCCGCGCGGCGGAAGCCTACGTCCTGGCGGCCTCGTTCCTGGCACTCGCCGCCCAGTCGGTCGTGTTCGCCGTCGTGGCCCTCGTCGTCTCGTGGGAACTGGCGCTGGTGGCGTTCGCCATGGGGGTGGTGACACTCGGCTCGCTGCATGCCCTCGTGCGAGCGGCCAAGCGCTCCGGCCAGGCGCAGACCCGCCGGACCCGCGACCTGCTGATTTTCCTGTCGGACACGCTGAGCAACCTCAAGCTCATCCGTGCCATGGACCGTCAGGCACCATTTGCCGACCTTCTCGACAAGAAGATAGGTGCCCTGCGCAAGGCCCTGCGGCGACAGGTGGTCGCCCGTGAATCGGTGGCCAACCTGCAGGACGCGGTCATGGCCATCTTCCTGGGAAGCGGATTCTACGTTCTCTACAACAATTTCGACGTGCCCATGACCGAACTGCTGGTGTCGGGGATCGTCGTTGCCCGGACGGTGCAGACGGTCGGCAAGCTGCAGAAGGCGTATCAAAAGGCCCTTCTGGTCGAAAGCGCCTTCTGGTCGGCGCAGGAGCTGATCGACGAGACGGAAGCCGATCTCGAACCGAATCCGGGCAGGCAGCCCGCCCGTTTCGAGCGGCGGATCCGCTTCGAGAACGTCCGTTTTGCCCATGGCGACCACCCGATCCTGCACGGGCTGGACCTGGAGGTCGAGGCGGGACAGCTCACCGTGCTTACCGGACCGTCCGGTGGCGGCAAGACGACCATCATCGATCTCCTCCTCGGGCTGCACCAGTCCCGCGATGGTGATATTCTCATTGACGATATTCCACTGGAGAAGATCGATCTCGCGAGCTGGCGTCATCTCGTCGGCTACGTGCCGCAGGATGTCGTCCTGCTGCATGATTCGATCCGCGAGAATCTGATGCTCGGCGACACGCTCCCCGAGCCCCGTTTGACAAAGGCTCTCGAACTGTCGGGTTCAGGCGCCTTCGTGCGCAGCCTGCCCGATGGACTGGAAACGGTGGTGGGCGAGCGCGGCGGCCGGCTTTCGGGCGGTCAACGGCAACGCCTGGCGCTGGCCCGTGCGCTCGTGCACGAGCCTCGCCTGCTGATACTCGACGAGGTCACCAGCGCCCTCGATCCGGCGACCGCCATCACCATCGCCGGCGAAATCCGCAAGCTCAGTCGCGAAATTGCGGTATTGACCATCAGCCACCGCCAC